The Bacillus sp. V2I10 genome segment ACTTTGGAGGTCCGTTTATAGGATCCTGTGAACAAAAGTTCTTGCAATGTCAGCAAAATTTTAACTTCTGCCAGCAAAGTGTTACCACAATTCGGGAACAATTCTTAAACCCAATGGTTTATAGGCTGAGATCAGCTCAAGTAATTACCAAATTATTTGAGGAAGAGATTCCCAAACCTGACGCTGACAAGCTAAAACGTCGCGCTGTCGAAGTTGCGAAAAGACTTCAGAAAATTATGAACCTTCTGAATATTTAGCTATCCATTCTTTAGAGGCTAATCCATTCTTTAGAGACTGAACCCTCCTAAGAATGGATTTTTTTATGTTCTTAATTTTCATATGAATCTGACCTACGCAGAATCAAAATGGAAATCGAAACTGTTACAAGTAATTTGGCAGTAAACATCTAGGCCCTGCTTGGGGGCTATCTCGTTAGAATTGTTATGATCTCTTTTTGCTAATGTCCTTCAGATCCTGTTCTGAAGGACGTTTTTATAAGCTGCACCGCCTTGCTTTACATAAATTAAACATAGCTAATAAGATCATGTTAACTAAATAACTACCGATAACATCGCTTATGTAAACTTACTTGAAGGTCATACGCATTTCACATTGAATAATACATATATGAGTTTGAGTGAAATGAGGGTGAACAATCTATGAGTGTAGATCAAAAAGCATCCATACGAAGCATTTTAGAAGTATTGACACAAGAAGGAGTAAAGACAGGAGATGTAGCTAAACAAATACCTGGCATAAGTGAAAAACCATTTAGAAACGCATTAAAAGAGGCTGGATATGAATTTAGAAACTCTGGTCAAAAAGGTTGGTTTTTTATTGGAGAAGGTGAAGAACCCCTTGATAAAAGTATTTTTGATTATGTGAAAAATAATTCACCTAAAGTTCATACACCTTTCACACAAAGTAAGAAGAAGTTCACAGAGAGTAATAAGGAATTCACAAATCATTCATCTATTGTTCATGAGCAGTTCACCCAAGATGAAATCCATATGATTAAGGAAATGATTAAATCGTGGCAAGAGGTTACCTCAACTACACAAACCGATGATCCAAGTCTTTATGACCGCGTCAAACAGTTGCCACAAAGCGATAAAACAAGAAAGACTATTGTTATTGATCGTGTCATTGGTAAACGTTTAGATGAGTTTTGTGAAGCTGAGAGGATCAATAAGTCTGATGTGTTGCATTTAGCATTAGCCGACTTTCTAGAAAAGTATGAAAAGTGACCAAAGAAAAAAAGGATTGGGTACCTCTTAGATACCCAATCCTTTTTGTTGCCGATAATTAGAATTATGTTAACTAGATTTGTATATAGTATTCATGGACCACTTAAAATACATTAGAGAGCCAAATAAACGCCCCTGTCAACGGTAAATGTCTGACTGAAACGGAGTGGAAGGAATTTAAGGAGTTGACAGGTTTACTACACCCAAACCCTCTTGGCATTGAACAAACCACGTTTGTTCCTGCCTCCCGGCGAGGGAGCCCCTCAAGGATTGAGGGGTTGGGGAGTTCGATAAAGGGAGTCTGGGGAAAAGTTTCCCAGTGGGTTTGGGCAAAGCCCAAGGTTTAGGGGGATTGTTCGGGTACAACATCGATTGGCAGCTGTACCAGGGGTACCACCAGCAAAACGCGGATTTACAACGTTAAGGAAATACAAATATAAAAAGCCTAATTTCTCGGGTGTTATAAGTGAGAAATTAGGCTTTAGTTACTTCAGAAAAGCGCCCTTTAATTGAAAATCGTACAACAATAATTTAGTTTGGATGAATTTTGAAAATCTCCTTCTTTGATTCTAAATCGTGCTTTATTCTTTCTCCTAAAGGACTTTGTATTCCTCTTTTACATTCTTCAGTCGAGCAACTTCATCAATTAAATCAGACGCTACACTTAAGATATTTTCAATAACAATTAATAGATTTTCGCTTTAATCCAAGATAAGATCTTTCTATTTTTTGACGGCAACCATCTTATAATAAAGATCTAACTAGCATTATATTCGACATGGGGGTGCTTCCTTTGCAGAGAAAGTGCCCTTTTTTATTTAATTAGTTTGGACTTGCTATCGTTCATTCAGATTACCCCTTGTTCTTTTGCCGATAAGTTAGCGGTTTAGTCCAATTGTGATTATGTTAAGAGATAATGGTAAAAAAAGGGCATTATTCCTTGGAGTAATGGCCTTTTTATCTTAGAATAGATTGTCTTATTACAGATCACGGGTAATTTTTTGAGCCATATAATCAATTTTCTGTATTACATCTGAATCGTTTGTGACTTCCAGTTTTTCAGCTTTAAATAGTTGGAGCTTAATCAACTTATAGAAATCTAAGAGCACTTGGTTAAGTGTCATATGATGCAGCATTAAAAATTTCATATCTAGCATTGCTCGAACTAATACATCTTCTTGTAAAAAAATAAGTCGTTCATTGACATCATTAAATATACCTTTCTCTTTTCCTTCTTGATAAAATGCTGAAATTTGATCTTCACGTCTTTTCATTGCTTCTTTTAAAGAGTTGTATAGATCTGGGTACATGACTTTCAGTTCATCTAAGAAAGTATCAGAAATGTACGCCGCAAGTAAAATAGCTTGTTCAAATAGTTCTCGAAACTTAGTATCAAAAGATTGTACGGTATCAAGAGATTGTACAGTTAATTCATTGATGTATTGGACAAAACTATTTACGACACCTTCAATAATTTCTTCTTTCGAAGCGAAGTATTTGTACATTGTAGCTTTGCTTACATCCATATATTTTGCAATTTCATCCATTCGCAATGTTTGAAATCCTTTTTTTCGTATAGTAGGAATTAGTTTAATAAGTAATTTACTCCTCATCTCATCTTGAGGACTTTTAGCGTTGTCTTGGTTAGTATTCATAGCTTTGCCCCCTTAACTTTAACTTTTATTATTATACATAAAAACAAAATAAAAATATACAAAAAATACTAAATGGACTATTTTTACCTTTTTTGTTTACTTTGTATATTTTTATATGCTATGCTTATCACGAAATTACTAGTTGAAGCAGAGATAACAAGATACAAGTTAAAATTAGATTATACAAGGAGGAATTTTCATGAAACATCGTGATTTAGGAAAGCAAGGTCTGAACGTATCAACGATAGGTTTAGGAACTATGGGGATGTCTATGGCGTACGGCCCCCCATCAGATGAGGAAGAGGGAATTAAGACCATTCAGCATGCCTATGAGCTAGGGGTGAACTTTTTTGATACGGCTGAGCTGTACGGGTACGGTCACGGGCACAATGAGAAATTAGTTGGAAGCGCGGTTAAGGGTTTCCGCGAAAACGTAGTGCTGGCTACTAAATTTGGGTTTGATATGACTGTTGAGCCACTCGGCTCACGTTTCAACAGTCATCCGGATAACATTCGTAAGGTAGCAGAAAATAGTCTGCGTTATCTACAGACCGACTACATCGACGTTTTCTACCAACATATCCTTGATCCTAACATTCCAATAGAGGAAGTCGCCGGGACCGTTGGAGAACTCATCAAGGAGGGTAAGGTAAAGTACTTTGGATTGAGTAATGTAGGTCCTGAAACGATTCGACGCGCTCACGCTGTGACTCCAGTCTCTGTACTCCAGAGTGAGTACTCAATATTCGAACGTGAGGTTGAGGAGAAAACATTACCATTGTTGAGAGAACTTGGTATTGGTCTAGTCCCATACGCTCCTCTTGGCCGTGGGTTCCTGACGGACGCTGTAAAGCCTGCTGAGGAATATGCTGAGGACGACTTCCGTCGTATTGACGAACGTTGGAAGGGAGAGAACTTCATTTACAACCTGCGTGCAACAGAGCAACTGAAGGAAATGGCAGCAGATAAGGATATCACCGTCGCCCAGTTGGCTCTTGCTTGGCTTCTTACCCAGGGAGAAGATATTGTCCCAATCCCAGGTTCACGTAGTATGACACGTGTGAAGCAGAACATTGGTGCCGCAAATGTCAAACTCGCGCAGGCTGACCTTAATCGTATTAATGAGATTATTCCGCACGGAGCAGCAGGGGGCAGATATCCGGCCGAAATAATTAACAATTACACAAGTGATTGATACATCTGAATAGCCAGCCGTAATATCAATTTGCATATATGATGTAAAACACGAATAGGTCACCTTATAACCTGTAGGTTATGAGGTGACCTATTCTACTATTAGCTAGAAGCACTATTAATCAACTTTAAGTTGATTCTAATTGCCTTAAGATATTTTACAATTTCAAAGTGAATAATTATCTATATTTTACGAAGAGTTCAAAGGAATGGGTGTATTTAGATACAGGTGAAAATGCTACTGCATGGATTATTGGTAACAATTATGTAAATGCTCCTGCTTTTGCAATATCTGTTGTATAGCATTCTGGTAGACGTTGTCTCGGCAAATCATAATATCTGTTATACCCTTAGCGTGGTGGAAATCGGCTATTTTTGTATCCAAATCCCCTTAACGTTGTAAATCCGCGTTTCGCTAGCGGTACCCCTACCAGGTTAAAAATCGTTCGTCTTTTCGGCAATTCAGGAATCATGGCCAAAAAATTTCGTTCGTGATTTTAATCTCATTCCTTGGATTTTACTTCGACAATTTGAAAAAAATCGAGGTTTATTGTTATATCTAATTCATCTTGAATTTGGATTGTTTTAAGGATGGGATCAACTTTCGTTACAATACCAACTCTTGAGGTAAAAAAACCACCTTTCCATGTTATGATCTCCAGCAAATAGTTATTTTCTAAGCTACTTATAATCAGTTGTTCCATTTCTTCTATTTGGGGTACCGCCAGCAAAACGCGGTAAACGTACGCTAAGAGTTATGTTGCGTTAGATTTGTACCTTAAAGATTAAATTATGTTGCATAAGGGTGTTATCAGCAGCAAAAAAAGCTGTTTAATACAACACAATTTAATTTATGCTGTATTGACGATATGAGATTAACGTACAAAGAACCTTTATTTTAAGGGTCATTCAACCTTAGCGTACGAAATACGCGTTTTGCTGGCTGGACCCCTTTTAATAGTTGGTTATATCTTATTGAGGTGTACTGGAATCCTTGATCGCTATGCAATAGGAGTCCTTTGACATCTCTTTTTTTTATGGCTGATTTTAAAGTGTCAGCTACTAGTTTAAGATCATTTCTTTCACTTATCTTATACGAAACAACCTCATTATTGTAAAGGTCCAATATTGTAGATAAATAGATTTTCTTTCCATTAAATTTGAGACAGGTTATATCTGTCACCCATTTTTCATTTGGGCGTGTAGCTGAAAATTCTCTGTTTAAATAGTTATCTGAGACGACACATTTTTCTTTACGTCCAAAGTGCCTCCACTCTTTTTTCGTATTTTTGCTTGAATTCCATATCTCTTCATTAAACGATAAATTCTTTTATGATTAACTCTTAGACCGTAGGTCTTTTTTAACCAAGTTTTGATTCTTGGATAACCATAACTCCAATTAATATCAGGATCTTGTTGGCATTTAATAATTTTTGTTACAATTGATTGATCTTCCAGCTCTTTTTTTGAAGGGTTATTTTGGCGTTTAAACCATTTATAAT includes the following:
- a CDS encoding aldo/keto reductase; this encodes MKHRDLGKQGLNVSTIGLGTMGMSMAYGPPSDEEEGIKTIQHAYELGVNFFDTAELYGYGHGHNEKLVGSAVKGFRENVVLATKFGFDMTVEPLGSRFNSHPDNIRKVAENSLRYLQTDYIDVFYQHILDPNIPIEEVAGTVGELIKEGKVKYFGLSNVGPETIRRAHAVTPVSVLQSEYSIFEREVEEKTLPLLRELGIGLVPYAPLGRGFLTDAVKPAEEYAEDDFRRIDERWKGENFIYNLRATEQLKEMAADKDITVAQLALAWLLTQGEDIVPIPGSRSMTRVKQNIGAANVKLAQADLNRINEIIPHGAAGGRYPAEIINNYTSD
- a CDS encoding TetR/AcrR family transcriptional regulator, with protein sequence MNTNQDNAKSPQDEMRSKLLIKLIPTIRKKGFQTLRMDEIAKYMDVSKATMYKYFASKEEIIEGVVNSFVQYINELTVQSLDTVQSFDTKFRELFEQAILLAAYISDTFLDELKVMYPDLYNSLKEAMKRREDQISAFYQEGKEKGIFNDVNERLIFLQEDVLVRAMLDMKFLMLHHMTLNQVLLDFYKLIKLQLFKAEKLEVTNDSDVIQKIDYMAQKITRDL
- a CDS encoding IS3 family transposase, whose amino-acid sequence is MRSRKCLSKKALSCEKGDVKRKEKSLVYRIIHELKKQFSIITLCKIAGVSKSGYYKWFKRQNNPSKKELEDQSIVTKIIKCQQDPDINWSYGYPRIKTWLKKTYGLRVNHKRIYRLMKRYGIQAKIRKKSGGTLDVKKNVSSQITI
- a CDS encoding YolD-like family protein encodes the protein MLAVPQIEEMEQLIISSLENNYLLEIITWKGGFFTSRVGIVTKVDPILKTIQIQDELDITINLDFFQIVEVKSKE
- a CDS encoding transposase, translated to MWNSSKNTKKEWRHFGRKEKCVVSDNYLNREFSATRPNEKWVTDITCLKFNGKKIYLSTILDLYNNEVVSYKISERNDLKLVADTLKSAIKKRDVKGLLLHSDQGFQYTSIRYNQLLKGVQPAKRVFRTLRLNDP